TGATGAAATTTTTAAGCAAGGTCGGGGAATACGCTAAGGATGCCGTACAGGCGGCTAAGTACATTGGACAGGGGATGATGGTCACCTTTGACCATATGCGTCGTCGTCCAATTACTGTGCGTTACCCCTATGAGAAGCTGATTCCTGCGGAGCGGTTTAGGGGACGAATTCATTTTGAGTTTGACAAATGCATTTCCTGTGAGGTCTGTGTGCGAGTTTGTCCCATTAACTTGCCCGTGGTAGATTGGGAATACAATTCGGAAATCAAGAAGAAGGAACTAAAGCACTACAGCATTGATTTTGGTGTATGCATATTCTGCGGCAACTGTGTGGAATACTGCCCTACCAACTGTCTATCTATGACAGAAGAGTATGACCTATCCACCTTTGACCGCCATGAGCTGAACTTTGACAACGTAGCTTTGGGTCGACTACCTACCAAAGTAACAGAAGACCCCCTAGTTACCCCTATTCGGGAGCTAGCTTATCTGCCCAAGGGTGTATTAGAGGGGCACAAAGCTGATCACAAGGAGCGGCGAGCTGGTAAACTACCTGTAGAAATTATTGAAGCAGCACAAGCAAAGTCTGAGAACTAGTTATATGAAGTTAGCGCAAGGGGTAGAGATAGTCAGTTTACTGGTACTGACGGTGATGGTAGTAGCAGCAGCTTTGGGGGTAGTGCTATCTCCCAGTATCGTCTATGCTGCTTTTTTGCTGGGCTTGGTCTTCCTGGGCATTGCAGGGATGTACCTGATGTTGAATGCTGATTTTGTAGCAGCAGCTCAGGTATTGATCTATGTGGGAGCGGTGAATGTTTTGATTTTGTTTGCCATTATGTTGGTCAATCGCCGCAAAGTCTATCGGGAAGTGAAGCTGGGAGCAGTAAGACAGTTGGTAGCGATCACTGTGTGTGTTTCCCTATTTGCTCTGTTACTTTACACCAACCTCAATACCGTCTGGCTACTGACTCCTGAAGTTAAGGCTTTACCCTCAGTGATTGTAGCTCTGGGTCAGCACTTCTTCAATGAATATCTCTTACCCTTTGAGCTAGCTTCTGTATTACTGCTGGTAGCACTAATTGGGGCGATTATTTTAGCACGGCGGGAGTTTATCCCCGATCGGCAGGTGGAGAACCTAGAATTGGTGGAACGTCCTAAGGAATTGATAGGTGTAGGGGAGGAATAATGCAAGTTTCTTTGGATGCATTTTTAGTGATTGGGGCAGCATTGTTTTGCATTGGTATCTATGGCTTGGTGACTAGTAGGAATGCCGTAAGGGTACTAATGTCGATCGAATTGATGCTCAATGCCGTCAATCTTAATTTTTTGGCTTTTTCCAATTACCTTGATTCAGATACAATCAGGGGGCAAGTGTTTGCTGTGTTTGTAATTACGGTAGCGGCAGCGGAGGCGGCAGTAGGGCTAGCGATCGTGCTCTCTATTTACCGCAGTCGGGACACGGTAGATATGGAAGAATTTAACCTCTTGCGTTGGTAGGGATGCACTATTTAGCCATCAGTAGTTTGATATTCTGTTTGACTGTGCTCCCCCACTGGGCGCAGAACAACGTTATGATTTTTGGGGAAGGATCGCCACCCCTAGCTTATACTACTCGTACCAAAAGGGCAGGAGCGCGATTAAATTACTACAACTTTTTCGTCAAATTGCCTAACAAACAAGTGGCGGAGTTGCAGTTAGCCTATCCCGAG
This region of Pseudanabaenaceae cyanobacterium SKYG29 genomic DNA includes:
- a CDS encoding NADH-quinone oxidoreductase subunit J; protein product: MKLAQGVEIVSLLVLTVMVVAAALGVVLSPSIVYAAFLLGLVFLGIAGMYLMLNADFVAAAQVLIYVGAVNVLILFAIMLVNRRKVYREVKLGAVRQLVAITVCVSLFALLLYTNLNTVWLLTPEVKALPSVIVALGQHFFNEYLLPFELASVLLLVALIGAIILARREFIPDRQVENLELVERPKELIGVGEE
- the nuoK gene encoding NADH-quinone oxidoreductase subunit NuoK yields the protein MQVSLDAFLVIGAALFCIGIYGLVTSRNAVRVLMSIELMLNAVNLNFLAFSNYLDSDTIRGQVFAVFVITVAAAEAAVGLAIVLSIYRSRDTVDMEEFNLLRW
- the ndhI gene encoding NAD(P)H-quinone oxidoreductase subunit I; amino-acid sequence: MKFLSKVGEYAKDAVQAAKYIGQGMMVTFDHMRRRPITVRYPYEKLIPAERFRGRIHFEFDKCISCEVCVRVCPINLPVVDWEYNSEIKKKELKHYSIDFGVCIFCGNCVEYCPTNCLSMTEEYDLSTFDRHELNFDNVALGRLPTKVTEDPLVTPIRELAYLPKGVLEGHKADHKERRAGKLPVEIIEAAQAKSEN